The following are encoded in a window of Fimbriimonadia bacterium genomic DNA:
- a CDS encoding D-cysteine desulfhydrase family protein, whose protein sequence is MSASDLRTRLDAVPRIRFCQLPTPLHPLTRLSEHLGGPELWIKRDDMTGFGMGGNKSRKLEFLMGAAMVEPATDIITCGAQQSNHARQTAAAAAACGLPCKLLLTGGPPSGTGNQTLFDWLGAEVEYLGAISWGDLRRASEALRDRLTAEGRKPYLIPVGGSTPLGALGYVNAAIELLEQGESFDRVYHASSSLSTQAGMVAGLKLAGSKMRVTGVLVDLTRPPEPYLATMANGICELLGLPERFLEGDFHCDATHIGEGYAIPSEEGIEAIRLLARTEGVFLDPVYSGKAFAGLLADIRQGKVGRSEKVLFWHTGGSPVLFAQEYAGLARCHNLGVQ, encoded by the coding sequence ATGAGCGCATCGGATCTGCGGACCCGACTCGATGCAGTCCCGCGCATCCGTTTCTGTCAACTCCCGACCCCGCTTCACCCCCTCACGCGTCTGTCCGAGCATCTCGGTGGGCCGGAGCTGTGGATCAAGCGCGACGACATGACCGGGTTCGGCATGGGCGGCAACAAGAGCCGGAAGCTGGAGTTCCTGATGGGCGCCGCGATGGTGGAACCTGCGACCGATATCATCACTTGCGGCGCCCAGCAGAGTAACCACGCTCGCCAGACCGCGGCCGCGGCAGCCGCATGTGGGCTGCCCTGCAAGCTGCTGCTCACCGGTGGCCCGCCGTCGGGCACGGGCAACCAGACACTATTCGATTGGCTGGGTGCCGAGGTGGAGTACCTCGGAGCCATCTCGTGGGGCGACCTGCGAAGGGCCTCCGAGGCGCTGCGAGACCGGCTAACCGCAGAAGGCAGGAAGCCGTATTTGATCCCGGTCGGCGGCTCCACCCCCTTGGGAGCGCTAGGCTACGTGAACGCGGCCATTGAGCTTCTGGAGCAGGGAGAGAGCTTCGACCGAGTCTATCATGCCAGCTCCAGCCTCAGCACGCAAGCCGGCATGGTCGCGGGGCTGAAGCTGGCGGGTTCGAAGATGCGCGTTACCGGAGTGTTGGTGGACCTCACCCGGCCGCCGGAGCCCTACCTAGCCACTATGGCCAACGGCATCTGCGAGCTGCTGGGTCTGCCCGAACGCTTCCTAGAGGGAGACTTCCACTGCGATGCAACGCACATCGGGGAGGGCTACGCCATTCCATCCGAGGAAGGAATCGAAGCCATCCGCCTGTTGGCACGCACGGAAGGCGTGTTTCTGGACCCGGTCTATTCGGGCAAGGCGTTCGCTGGGCTGCTAGCGGACATCCGACAGGGCAAGGTGGGCCGCAGCGAGAAGGTATTGTTCTGGCACACGGGCGGTAGCCCCGTTCTTTTCGCCCAGGAGTATGCCGGCCTCGCCCGCTGTCATAATCTGGGCGTTCAGTAA
- a CDS encoding S9 family peptidase, whose product MKRALPLLAIALVCSSLAQTTRLQYPPAPTSDHVDVLHGVRVPDPYRPLEDMESPTTKAWIEAQNRLTRSFLDQVPERDRILARLTSLLKYERYGVPWKEGGRYFYTRNDGLQNQSVLLVSDSLKASPRVLLDPNSMSEGGVDRMGGYSVTRDGKYLAYNRSRAGSDWIEWRVRDVDTGKDLPDVIEWSKFSGASWRRDGKGFYYSRYDEPKPGEEMSGTNYYQKVYFHLLGTPQSADKLIYHIPEHKDWGVGGDVTDDGRYLILGVSLGGRLENHVYYRDMNDGKVVKLLADGDARYWFVGNDGPVFWFQTDLGAPNMRVIAVDIRRPERKNWKTIIAERNEPLRSVSVVGNRFFATYLRDTITVVRMYSLRGRFLGEVVLPGQGAVGGFGGRREYTETFYTYTDNKTPTVVYRYDIRTGKSTVFRKPKLDFDPDAYESKLVFYRSKDGTRIPMYITHKKGIKLDGSNPTLLSGYGGFNAAISPGFSVGKLVWMEMGGVFANPGIRGGGEYGKKWHDAGRKLNKQNCFDDFIAAAEWLIAQGYTSTPKLAIAGGSNGGLLVGACMTQRPDLFGACLPGVGVLDMLRFHKFTIGWAWVSDYGSPDDPKEFRALYAYSPYHNVRKGVAYPPTLVTTGERDDRVVPLHSFKFAAALQAAQAGEAPILLRVETQSGHGSSNLTKYLESQADEYAFLIRVLGMKVQGPVGGLR is encoded by the coding sequence ATGAAGCGGGCGTTGCCGCTTCTCGCGATCGCCCTCGTGTGCTCGTCCCTCGCACAGACCACGCGCCTCCAGTACCCGCCCGCCCCCACGTCGGACCACGTGGACGTTTTGCACGGCGTCCGCGTGCCCGACCCCTACCGGCCGCTAGAAGATATGGAGTCGCCGACTACCAAGGCGTGGATAGAGGCGCAGAACCGTCTCACTCGATCTTTCCTGGACCAAGTGCCGGAGCGCGACCGCATCCTGGCACGTCTCACATCGTTACTCAAGTACGAGCGGTATGGTGTTCCATGGAAGGAGGGTGGTCGGTACTTCTACACACGCAACGACGGCTTGCAGAACCAGAGTGTGCTGCTGGTATCAGACAGCTTGAAGGCGTCGCCACGAGTGCTGCTCGATCCTAACAGCATGTCGGAGGGAGGGGTGGATCGCATGGGTGGCTATTCCGTCACCCGCGACGGCAAATACCTCGCCTACAATCGCTCGCGCGCAGGTTCCGACTGGATCGAATGGCGCGTGCGAGACGTGGACACGGGGAAAGACCTTCCGGACGTAATCGAGTGGAGCAAGTTTTCGGGTGCATCGTGGCGTCGCGACGGCAAAGGGTTCTACTACAGCCGCTACGACGAGCCGAAGCCCGGCGAGGAGATGAGCGGCACGAACTACTACCAGAAGGTGTACTTCCACCTACTCGGAACTCCCCAGAGTGCAGACAAGCTCATCTACCACATCCCTGAGCATAAAGACTGGGGTGTGGGGGGAGACGTAACTGACGATGGTAGGTATCTGATCCTGGGAGTGTCGCTAGGTGGCCGGCTGGAGAATCACGTCTACTACAGAGACATGAACGACGGCAAAGTGGTGAAGTTGCTAGCCGACGGCGACGCTCGGTACTGGTTCGTCGGAAACGATGGACCGGTCTTCTGGTTCCAAACCGATCTCGGGGCCCCTAACATGCGCGTGATTGCCGTCGACATCCGCAGACCGGAGCGTAAGAACTGGAAGACTATCATCGCCGAACGCAACGAGCCGCTACGTAGCGTCAGCGTAGTGGGCAATCGTTTCTTCGCCACCTATCTGCGCGATACGATTACGGTGGTACGTATGTACTCGCTGAGAGGACGGTTCCTCGGAGAAGTCGTGCTCCCCGGTCAGGGTGCGGTAGGCGGGTTCGGAGGCCGACGCGAATATACCGAGACCTTCTACACATACACCGACAATAAGACACCTACCGTGGTGTACCGGTATGACATCCGCACGGGCAAGAGTACGGTTTTCCGAAAACCGAAACTGGACTTCGATCCCGATGCCTATGAGTCGAAGCTCGTGTTCTACCGAAGCAAAGACGGCACACGCATCCCTATGTACATCACTCATAAGAAGGGCATCAAGCTGGATGGGTCCAATCCTACTCTGCTAAGCGGGTATGGGGGGTTCAATGCGGCCATCAGCCCCGGATTCTCGGTAGGCAAACTGGTATGGATGGAAATGGGTGGAGTGTTCGCAAACCCGGGCATTCGTGGGGGCGGCGAGTACGGAAAGAAGTGGCACGACGCGGGTCGCAAGCTGAACAAGCAGAACTGTTTCGACGACTTCATCGCTGCGGCGGAGTGGTTGATCGCGCAGGGCTACACCAGCACGCCGAAGTTGGCCATCGCTGGTGGTAGCAACGGCGGATTGCTAGTGGGTGCCTGTATGACACAACGGCCCGACCTGTTCGGTGCATGTTTGCCGGGGGTCGGGGTGCTCGACATGCTGCGCTTTCACAAGTTCACCATAGGGTGGGCATGGGTTTCCGACTACGGCTCGCCGGACGATCCGAAGGAGTTCCGCGCGCTCTATGCGTATTCCCCTTACCACAACGTGCGGAAGGGGGTCGCCTATCCCCCGACGCTAGTAACCACTGGCGAGCGTGACGATCGCGTAGTGCCTTTGCACAGCTTCAAGTTCGCGGCTGCGCTGCAGGCGGCTCAAGCCGGAGAGGCGCCGATCCTGCTGCGGGTCGAGACTCAGTCGGGGCACGGAAGCAGTAATCTGACGAAGTACCTGGAGTCTCAGGCAGACGAGTACGCGTTTCTGATTCGCGTACTAGGTATGAAGGTGCAGGGGCCGGTAGGAGGCTTGCGGTAA
- the ald gene encoding alanine dehydrogenase, with the protein MRIGVPRERKADEYRVGMTPAGVEALVKHGHQVVIEDGAGSGTHVENAEYEAAGAKIGSVEEVWSTSEMIVKVKEPLPEEYPRIRPGQVLFTYFHFAASEELTRAMVDSGAICIAYETVELPNGDLPLLIPMSEVAGRLAVQAGAKYLERPFGGRGVLLSGVPGVKPATVTIIGGGVVGINSAKVAAGFGANVYILDVDLPRLRYLDDVMGHNVSTIYSTPQAIRKLLPETDLLIGAVYLTGTRTPVLLSRDMLKLMRPGSLLVDVCVDQGGMAETTRPTTHSNPTYVVDGVVHYCVANMPGAVAETSTYALTNATTPYVIQLADKGYPKALLENPALAKGLNVAGGKVTLASIAEQFGYPYVTPEVALASNASMA; encoded by the coding sequence ATGAGAATCGGAGTGCCGCGCGAGCGGAAGGCGGACGAGTACCGTGTCGGCATGACCCCCGCAGGCGTCGAAGCCTTGGTCAAGCACGGTCATCAGGTCGTCATCGAGGACGGCGCGGGCAGCGGGACACATGTAGAGAACGCCGAGTACGAAGCGGCCGGAGCCAAGATCGGCAGCGTCGAAGAGGTGTGGAGCACCTCCGAGATGATTGTAAAGGTGAAGGAACCCTTGCCGGAGGAATACCCCCGCATCCGACCGGGTCAGGTCCTGTTCACCTACTTCCACTTTGCTGCCAGCGAGGAACTGACCCGAGCAATGGTGGACTCGGGTGCCATCTGCATCGCATACGAGACCGTCGAATTGCCGAACGGCGACCTTCCGCTGCTGATCCCGATGAGCGAAGTAGCCGGTCGCTTGGCAGTGCAGGCCGGAGCCAAGTATCTCGAGCGCCCGTTCGGTGGGCGCGGTGTGTTGCTGAGCGGCGTGCCAGGCGTGAAGCCTGCCACCGTGACCATCATCGGCGGCGGAGTGGTAGGTATCAACTCCGCCAAGGTAGCTGCGGGATTCGGCGCGAACGTGTATATCTTGGATGTGGATCTGCCGAGGCTGCGCTACCTCGACGATGTGATGGGGCATAACGTTTCCACCATCTACTCGACCCCCCAAGCAATCCGAAAACTGCTGCCAGAGACCGACCTGCTGATCGGTGCCGTGTACCTAACAGGCACGCGCACGCCGGTGCTGCTGTCACGTGACATGTTGAAACTGATGCGACCAGGATCGCTGTTAGTGGATGTATGCGTGGACCAAGGCGGCATGGCAGAGACGACACGTCCGACGACACACTCCAATCCCACCTACGTGGTGGACGGCGTCGTGCACTACTGTGTGGCCAACATGCCTGGGGCCGTTGCGGAGACATCCACCTACGCGCTGACGAACGCTACCACTCCGTACGTTATTCAGCTTGCCGACAAGGGCTATCCGAAGGCGCTGCTGGAGAACCCCGCACTCGCAAAGGGTCTCAACGTGGCAGGCGGCAAGGTGACGTTGGCCTCGATTGCGGAGCAGTTCGGTTACCCATACGTCACACCAGAAGTTGCGCTCGCATCCAACGCATCCATGGCGTGA